One Thermoplasmata archaeon genomic window, GACGGCGCGCGCGGCGACCAGTGCGAGGCCTGCGGCCGGACCCTCGACCCGACGGAGCTCGTCGAGCCGAGGTGCAGGCTCTGCGGCTCCGCGCCGGAGGCGAGGCGCACCGAGCACTTCTTCCTCAGGCTCAGCGCCCTCCAACCCGCGCTCGAGGACTACCTGCGCGACAGGACCCACTGGAGGCCCAACACCATCAACTTCACACGGAACTGGCTCCGGGAGGGCCTCAGGGACAGGGCGATCACGAGGGACCTGAGCTGGGGCGTCGAGATTCCCCTCCCGGGCTATGAGAGCAAGAGAATCTATGTGTGGTTCGAGGCGGTCATAGGCTACCTCTCGGCGTCGAAGGAGTGGGCGAGGAGGAGGGGGAGGCCGGAGGAGTGGAGGGAGTTCTGGCAGGACCCAGCGGCTAGGCACTACTACTTCATCGGGAAGGACAATGTTCCCTTCCACACGATCGTGTGGCCCGGAATTCTAATCGGCTACGGAGGCCTGAACCTCCCTTACGACGTCCCGGCCAACGAGTTCCTTTCCTTCGGTGGCGAGAAGTTCTCGAAGAGCCGGGGCGTGGGCATAGAGCTCCCCGCCTATCTGGCGCGCTTCGACCCCGACCCGATGCGCTACTACCTTACAATCAATATGCCCGAGCTCCACGACACCGACTTCAGCTGGGAAGAGTTCGTGCGCAAGAACAACGACGAGCTCGTCGGCACGCTGGGCAACTTCATCAACCGCGTCCTGACCTTCACATTCAAGCACTTCCAGAGGGTCCCGGAGCAGGCGGCGGAGGAGGAGCTCGACAGGGAGCTCTTCAGGGAGGTCGAGGCCGCCTATCATGCCGTGGAGAGGCACCTCGAGGCCTGCGAGTTCAAGAGCGCCCTGAAGGCGATAATGAACCTCGCCCAGTTCGGCAACAGGTACATCGACACGAGGGCCCCCTGGAAACTGATTCGCGAGGACAAGACTAAGTGCGGCGGCGCGCTCCACAACTGCCTGAGGCTCACAAAGGCGCTCTGCGTCCTGATGGAGCCATTCCTCCCGTTCACGGCGAGAAGGCTCTGGGCGATGCTCGGGGAGGAGGGGGACATCGAGGCCGCGCGCTGGGAGGATGGAAAGGGCGAGCTCCCGGAGGGCCGGAGGCTCCCGAAACCGGAGCCGCTCTTCAGGAAGCTCGAGCTGGACGAGGTTCTTGGGGCTCCGGCGCGCGCCCCGGCGGGGTCGGCGGAGGGTGGTGATGGGGCGAGTCAGGGGTCCGGAGGAGCGGTAGCTGGGGTGGTGACGGGAACGAAAGGAGCTGGAGGAGGGAGTGTGATTAAGGGAGGGGGGGCGGGAGCGAATAGAGCGGAAGGAGAAAGCGCGATGAAGGGAGCGGGGGAGGGGATGGGAAAGAAGGGAGCTGGAGGAGAGAGTTTGGTGAAGGGAGAGAAAGAGGGGTCGGGGGTGAAGGGAGCAGAGGGAGGAGGTGTGGTGTGCGGAGCGGAGGCTGGGGAGCCCGCTTCCCCTGAGGCCGCGCTGGAGAGCGGTAGGTGGTTCGACCGGGCCTCGCTGAGGGTGGGGAAGGTTCTGGAGGTCGCGGCCCACCCATCGGCGGACAGGCTCTATATCTGCAAGGTGGACATTGGAACCGAGACAAGACAGCTCGTCGCCGGAATGAGGCAGCATTATAGAGAGAGCGAGCTCGCCGGGAGGAGCGTGGTCGTCGTCACAAACCTGGAGCCCGCGAGGCTCAGAGGGGTCGAGTCCAATGGGATGATTCTCGCCTTCGACGAGGAGGGTGGAAAGAGAATCGCTCTCGTCGTTCCCGCGGGCGACGCGGCGCCCGGCGAGAGGGTTCTGGCGCTCGGCAGGCCTCCCGGAACCCCAGCGAAGTCAATGAGCATAAAGGAGTTCGGCAGAATCGATATGCGCGCCGGGACGGTTCTGTCGGTCCGGGGGGCGGGGGATGGGGGGAGCGCAGAGGGGGAGACAGGAGGGGTGGCGGAGGGAGAGGGTGTGGGGGGAGGTACAAAAGGTGTGAGGGGGGAGGCGGGACCGGAGCAGATGGCCGGGTGGAGGGCGGAAGTAGAGGTCGGTGGAAGGATTGTGGAGGTCGGGGCTCCGAAGGGGCTGGGGGTGGGCATGTGCGTAGCGGTTCTGATGGTCTCCCCTCCGGCGATTCTGGTCACGGAGAAGGGGGTCCTCCTGACCTCTGAGAGATCGATTTCGAGCGGCGCGAGAGTCAGGTAAGGGGAGGAGCGATGGTCCCCCGCTCATGGCGCTATGATCTCCATGTGCACTCCACATCATCTCCAGACGGTCATGTAAGACCCGCCGAGCTCGTCAGGCTGGCAGCGCGGGCTAGCCTCAGCGGTATCGCCCTGACAGACCACAACTCCATGGAGGGCATCGCTGAGGCCGAGGAGGAGGCGCGCGGCCTTCGTGGCTTTCTGGTCGTTCCTGGCATCGAGGTTTCGAGCGCGGGGGGCCATATAATAGGTCTCGGGCTAAGGGAGAGGGTGCCTGAGGGAATGGGCGTGGAGGAGACGGTCGAGGCCATTCTGTCCGCAGGAGGGATGCCCATAGCGGCCCACCCTTTCAGGAGCTTCACCGGACTTGGCGAGAAGGCAGTGCGCTCCGCGCGCTTCGAGGCGATCGAGGTGCTCAACGGCCGCTCCCCAAGGCGCAAGAACCTGCGCTCGCTGAGGCTCCGCGAGGAGCTCGGTCTCGGCGCCAGCGCGGGGAGCGACTGCCACCGCTACTATGAGCTAGGTAGGTGCTTTATCGTCCTCGACTCCGACCCGGGCGGCGCTGATGGACTCATCGAGAGCGTCAGGAAGGGGAGGGCGGCCGCGTCGGGGAGGTCCGCGAGCTTCACCGAGGTCGCGGCCACTGTCTCCAGAATTGGCCGGGACTGGCTCAGGCGTGGGGGGAGGAGAATATGATGATAATGCTCCGGGAGGAACCCCGGGGCGATGGAGGAGCCGGCCTGTGGATGCGCGTAGCGGTGGGTGGGCGGGGTAATGGAAGAATGGAGCATTGAAGGGATGGAGCAATGGAAGAAGCGGGGCTGGCCTGCCAGCGGGCGCGTCTTTTGATTCGAAAAAGCCGGGCGGGGAAGAATCGGGCGAGCGCTCAATCCGTGGCCACAGGGGATTGTGGAGCCGCTCCCCGGGCGGATCTTTTCTTTTTAACGAAATCAATAATTAAGCCCAGCCAGATAAGTAAGATGAATCTGGGCAGGGCGAGCAGAATCCAGATCAGGATATCGACGACCGTCGCGGCCAGAACGACCCCCTTTTTCTCCGGCGAATAGTATTTCGCCAGAGCGCGCATGGGGAACTTCCGGGGGTCCCACAGGTACTTCCAGAAGCTCCTGAGGTTGATCGGGCTTGGCTTCTTCGGCTTCTGGGGAGCGGGCCCAGCGGGCTCGCCGAGGGAGATTGTGGCGGGTGCTGGGGTGGGAGGGGGCGCGGGGGCCGGGGGCGCTCTTTCGGGCGCGCCGGGTGTCGAAGGAGCAGATGGCTGGGGAGGTGGCGCCGTCGCAGCTTCCGCGGGGGGCGGGGGCGCTGAAGAGGGGGACGCCACTGAGGGCGGTGCGCTGGGCGCCACTGCCCCCTTCCCCGCGGCGGGCCTCTCCTCCACGACCTCGACTGGCGGGAAAATGCTGGGGACCTCCAGCTTCTCGCTGTATTTCGCCTCGTATCTCTCGAGAAGGCTCCTCCTCCGCTCAACGTCGCCCATTCTGTCGATTCTTCGCTCGATTTCCCTCATCAGCTCAAGGCTCACGCGGGTCTCGGGCACCACAGGGGGCGGAGGGGATGAGGGGGTGGATGGGGGCGCGGCAGGAGCGCTGGCGCCGGCGGCGAGCTTCGCCTCTTCTTTAGCCAAGCGCCTCTCCCTCCTCCGGGCGAAGTAGCCCTTCCTTTCCCCGGCAGACTCCTCCTCACCCATCGCCTTCCCCTTCACTGAGGATAACGCAGAGGGGTTTCTTAATATTTGCTGAGCGGATAAGATTTAAGTCCGAAAATGAATTCAAACGCGGTCTGATGACCGAGAGACGGCGAGTGCGGTCCCGGAGGAAGAGGGCGAGAGAGGAGGAGAGGGATGGGGATAAGGATGAGGAAGAACTGAACGCCGAGAAAGGTTTGGATGGGGGTGCGGATTGGGCGGAGGAGGGGAACCTCGGCTCACTCGGGACGAACGGGGGCCCTGACGGCGGCGAGAAATGGGGAGCCGAGGAAGACGGGGAAGGAAGGGGTGCCGGTCCCGCACCACACGCGCGACAAGGGAGGGGCGCCGAGACCGCCGAGGGGAGGCGAATTCTTGAGCTTCTGAAAAAGCACGAGAGCGTCATGGAGCCGCCTCGGAGGAGGGGTGCGCGGCCACGGGCGAGGTTCGAGCTCCTCGAGCACACAGCGGACGTCGGGGTCCGGGCCTACGGGACAACCTTACACGAAGCCTTCGAGAACGCAGCCCTGGGGATGTTCAGCATCATCACTAACCCCGAGGATGTGGCGCCCGTCCAGGAGTTCACCGTCGAAGCTACCGCAGAGGATCTGAAGGGGCTTCTGCACGAGTGGCTCTCAAGGCTCCTCACGCTATCCCAAATCAACGGCGTTCTTTTCTCGGAGTTCAGCGTGGAGCTTTCTGGTGGGGAAAAGGGGGTAACGCTCGAGGCCCGAGCGTTCGGGGAGCCGGCCGACCCATCCCGACACGCATATAAGACCGAAATAAAAGCTGTCACGCGCCACATGCTGGAGGTCCGGGAGGATCCCCCCACGGTGACGGTCCTATTTGACATATAGCGTTTACGCTAACTTATATATGGGGGAAATGGTATTCTGAGGGCACACAGGGGTTGGTTGGGATGACTGCCCGAAATAAGATAAAGACCTACATCAGGGGGTTCGACGAGCAGCTCGACGGTGGAATTCCGGAGTGCAGCGTTGTTCTCATTGTCGGAGAGCCCGGGACGATGAAGTCCTCCGTGGCCTTCAGCATCCTCTACAACAACGCCAAGAATGAGAAGATCAAGGGCCTGTACATCTCGTTGGAGCAGAGCCGGAGCTCTCTGCTGGACCATATGGAGGGGCTGGGGATGGACCTCGCCGCGGTGGAGGACTATGTCCATCTCTTAGACCTCGGGCTCATCCGCAAAAACCTGAAGATGCTTGGCGACCAGACCTGGATGCACGTCTTCAAGATGTACGCAGAAAACCTGAAGAACAGCACCGACTACTCACTCCTGGTCATCGACTCCCTGCCGGTGCTTGAGCTGCTGGCGCAATTCAAGGAGCCGAGGACCGAGCTCTTCCAGTTCTTCGAGTGGCTGAGGGAACTCGGCATTACCACCTTCCTGATATCAGAAATCTCCGCAGACTCCAAATCCTACGCCAAGCACGACGAGGACTTCCTATCCGACGGCATCATCCATCTGAAGATGGAGAAGGTGGACGACGTGAACATCCAGAGGAGGATAAGGGCCGTCAAGTTGAGGAGCTGTAACCACAGCCCCAACTACTTCACCCTCCTCTTCAGCGACGGCGTCTTCCAGACGACGAAGGTCATAGGAGAATCCTCGTTCAAGTAGTCCGCTCCTTATAAATAGCGGAATAATCAATAAATATCCGCAGGCCGCTTTATCGCTGGCTCTATCCATGAATGACGAAGAAAACCGCAGACTCGCTCGCAGAATCGCCTTCCTAAACGCCACGCGCTATTCTGGGCGGGCGAGTGAGAAGGCTGTGCTCTCAAAACTTCTGTCGGAGAGGCCGGAGCTAAGACCGCGCGCGAGGGAGCTGGCCCCTCTGGTCAGAGAGGTCGTGGCGGAGGTTAACAGCCTGAGCACCGAAGCTCAGAGAGAGGCTTTGGCGAGGGAGTTTCCGGAAGAGGGTCGGGAGGCGGCGGTAGGAAAAGGGGGCGAGAGGGCCGGGAGGCGGCCGGAGAGGGGGCTACCTCCGCTCGAGAATGTGAGGGGGAACGTCGTGATGCGCTTCGCGCCAGGCCCCTCCGGCCCGCTGCACATTGGCCACACGCGGGCCGCGATACTGAATGACGAGTATGCCCGCATGTACGGCGGGGAGCTCATCCTGCGCATCGAAGACACGGACCCGGACAGGGTGATGCCAGAAGCCTACGACATGATTCCGGAGGACCTAGAATGGCTGGGCGTGCGTATCACGAAAAAGGTGATTCAGAGCGACCGCTTCGAGATATATTATGAGCACGCGCGCAGATTGCTCGAGATGGGCGCGGCCTATGTCTGCCTCTGCGAACCGGACGAGTGGAGGAGGCTGAAGGAGGCCTCGAGGCCCTGCCCCCACAGGGACGCCCCGAGCGAGACCAACCTCCACCTCTGGGAGCTGATGCTCGACCGTCACTTCAGGGCCGAGAAGGCGTCGCTGGTGGTAAAGACCGATATCTCCCACCCGGACCCCGCCATCAGGGACTTCGTCGGGATGAGGGTGGTGGATACCCCACACCCGCGCACTGGCGACAGATACTGCGTCTACCCCCTGATGAACTTCAGCGTCGCTATTGACGACAGAACCCTCGGGCTCACCCACGTGCTCAGGGGCAAGGACCATCAGAAGAACACTCTGCGCCAGGCCTACATCTTCCGGTACTTCGGCTGGGAGATGCCCGAGTACATCCACTATGGACGGATAAGCATCGAGGACACTGTTCTGAGCAAGTCGGAAATCGAGAGGGGCGTGAGGGCCGGCATCTACACCGGCTGGGATGATGTCAGACTCGGCACCGTCAGAGCACTTGCGAAGAGAGGAATTCGTCCTGAGGCCATCAGAAGGTACTGGCTGGAGGTCGGGACGAAGGACGTCGACATCCAGTTTTCTTGGCAGAACCTCCAAGCCATCAACCGTCAGCTCGTCGACGAATCGGCGGACAGGTTCTTCTTCGTCTGGGACCCGGTGCCGCTGTGGATAACCGGCGCTCCGCCCCTCGAGGGCCACGCGCCCGTGCATCCGGGGCATCCGGAGAGGGGGCTAAGGAGGGTGGCGCTGAGCGAGGCGCCCTCAGCAAGCTCGGTGGAGAGTTTTCTCTCGGCGAGGCCGGAGCTGCCGGAGGCGCTGAGTGGGCAGGTTGTCCTCGTGTGCAGGGAGGACGTCGAGGCCCTTCAGCCCGGCACCCGGCTCCGCCTGAAGGACCTCTGCAACATCGAGCTCCGGGACAGGTTTGAGGCTCGGTACATCGGTGACGACCTAGGAATTCTGAAAGAGGGGGCGAGAATTATACACTGGGCCGCGCTGAGTGCGGTTCCCTGCGAGGTCCAGATGGAGGACGGGAGCTGGAGGCGCGGCGTGGCGGAGGCTGGGGCCCGCGAGGCGGTTGGCAAGTTGGTCCAGTTCGAAAGGTTCGGTTACGTCAGGCTGGATAGGTTCGATAATGAGCTGGGGAGGCTCGTGGGGTATTTCGCGCACAGATAGGGCGATTCTATTCCCTGCCCGTGCCAAAAAGCCCCTGTCTGCACAAGTATTATTATCGCCCGGCGCGATAACATGGAACCGGTGGTAGTCCTGTGTAACCTCTCGCGCATGACGACCGCGGCCGCCCTGGTAGCGCTGGCCCTTCTTCCGCCCGCCCTCACAGCCCGCCCCCACCAGCCCGACGTCTCAATATCCCCCCAGGACATCGTCTTTTCCAACGACTACCCGCAGACCGGGGAGGTTGTCTATATCAATGTGACAGCCCACAATCTCGGGGACATCGACTCGGGGGTGGTGACTGTGAAGTTCTATATCGACACCATACCATATCCCCCCGACAAGATGATTGCGAACATCGAGCCCAACGGAACCGCCACCGCCTCGACGACCTGGCTCGCTGCCGTCCCCAAGACATACACCGTTCGGGTGGTCCTTGAGTGCTCGCTGGATGCGAACAGCGCCAACAACGAGGCCTCTAGGACACTCACTGTCTCGATGCCCGGGGGGTCGCTGACGGTCTCGGCCCGGCTCGAGCCTGAGCGCTGCAGACCCTCGCAGCTCTTCTACGTCAACGGGACGGTGAAAATCGTGAACGCACCAGTGACGGGCGCCTCTGTGACCGTGACTGTTAAGCCCCAGGGTCCGACGGGTACAACCACAACGAACGCCGAGGGCGCTTTCAGCGTGAACTTGACCGCGCCTGAGGCAGGAGGAAGCTATGCTGTGGAGACCACCGCGAGCTCTGGGACCCAGAGAGGAACCGACACAGACACCCTTACCGTGATAATGCCCGACCTCACAATCGCGAGCCTGGTCTTCTCTCCGGAAAACGCGACGGAAGGGAAGGCGGTCGAGCTAGTCGCGCTCGTCCGCAACTCCGGCACCGACGCCGCCGACAATGTGAGCGTCGCTTTCTTCAGGGGCACGGTCAAAATAGGGACAAAGAGCGTCGGAGAGCTCGGGCCCGGGAACCAGAGCGAGGTGAGAATCTCCTGGACGGCCATCAGGGGAAGCCACGAAATCAGGGCCGAGGCCGACCCCGACAAGAGAATCGCGGAGCTGGACGAGGCGAACAACTCCCTCTCCCGGACCCTTGAGGTGAGGGAAAAGGGGGAGGGGGAGGGCAGGGGTTTCCTCCCCTTCGCAGCAGCTCTCTCCGCCGTGCTTATTATCGTGGCTCTAGTCGCGCTGATGCTGTGGAAGAGGAGGAGAAGGGCATGCTAGTCTAGTCTAAAGCGGATTGACCAACGTTTCGTCTCGCTCTCACCAGAAATTGCGACAGGGGCGCTCGGGGGACTGGGGACGCGGGAGCTCCACCGCCTCAATTGGGGCCGCGGTGTTTAGAGCCCGTGTCTGGGCGGGGAGAGGCGCGGTCGAATTCCCCACCCTTTTAATAGAAAACCCCCGCTCAAGTTTAATAGCCCCCTCCCACATTATGGGGCGATGGACCTCCAGGAACTCGCCGGCGCCGTCATCGAGGGTGACGCGGAGAGGGTCACGGAACTGGTCCGCGCACTGCTGGCGCGGGGTCTCGCACCATCGAGAATCGTCAACGAAGGCCTCATCGCTGGAATGAACACAGTCGGCGAGAGGTTCAAGGAGGGCGAGTTCTTTATACCCGAGGTGATGATGTCAGCGCGCGCAATGCACGCTGGACTCGGAATCGTGCGCCCCCTGCTCACAAAATCGGAAGAAGCGGGGAAGGGCACGGTCGTGATATGCACTGTGAAGGGCGATGTCCACGACATCGGCAAGAACTTGGTTGCGATGATGCTC contains:
- the metG gene encoding methionine--tRNA ligase, which encodes MAPEKILIGVGWPYANGSLHLGHAAGSLLPADIFARYNRLRGRRVLMVSGSDEHGTPITVTAERRGQTPAEVAEAYHKEHVDTLEKFGIKFDLFFRTSDRGHKEVVWDIFRTLLEKGYIYKKEVEALHCARCNRFLPDRYVEGVCPRCGADGARGDQCEACGRTLDPTELVEPRCRLCGSAPEARRTEHFFLRLSALQPALEDYLRDRTHWRPNTINFTRNWLREGLRDRAITRDLSWGVEIPLPGYESKRIYVWFEAVIGYLSASKEWARRRGRPEEWREFWQDPAARHYYFIGKDNVPFHTIVWPGILIGYGGLNLPYDVPANEFLSFGGEKFSKSRGVGIELPAYLARFDPDPMRYYLTINMPELHDTDFSWEEFVRKNNDELVGTLGNFINRVLTFTFKHFQRVPEQAAEEELDRELFREVEAAYHAVERHLEACEFKSALKAIMNLAQFGNRYIDTRAPWKLIREDKTKCGGALHNCLRLTKALCVLMEPFLPFTARRLWAMLGEEGDIEAARWEDGKGELPEGRRLPKPEPLFRKLELDEVLGAPARAPAGSAEGGDGASQGSGGAVAGVVTGTKGAGGGSVIKGGGAGANRAEGESAMKGAGEGMGKKGAGGESLVKGEKEGSGVKGAEGGGVVCGAEAGEPASPEAALESGRWFDRASLRVGKVLEVAAHPSADRLYICKVDIGTETRQLVAGMRQHYRESELAGRSVVVVTNLEPARLRGVESNGMILAFDEEGGKRIALVVPAGDAAPGERVLALGRPPGTPAKSMSIKEFGRIDMRAGTVLSVRGAGDGGSAEGETGGVAEGEGVGGGTKGVRGEAGPEQMAGWRAEVEVGGRIVEVGAPKGLGVGMCVAVLMVSPPAILVTEKGVLLTSERSISSGARVR
- a CDS encoding CehA/McbA family metallohydrolase; this translates as MVPRSWRYDLHVHSTSSPDGHVRPAELVRLAARASLSGIALTDHNSMEGIAEAEEEARGLRGFLVVPGIEVSSAGGHIIGLGLRERVPEGMGVEETVEAILSAGGMPIAAHPFRSFTGLGEKAVRSARFEAIEVLNGRSPRRKNLRSLRLREELGLGASAGSDCHRYYELGRCFIVLDSDPGGADGLIESVRKGRAAASGRSASFTEVAATVSRIGRDWLRRGGRRI
- a CDS encoding archease, translated to MTERRRVRSRRKRAREEERDGDKDEEELNAEKGLDGGADWAEEGNLGSLGTNGGPDGGEKWGAEEDGEGRGAGPAPHARQGRGAETAEGRRILELLKKHESVMEPPRRRGARPRARFELLEHTADVGVRAYGTTLHEAFENAALGMFSIITNPEDVAPVQEFTVEATAEDLKGLLHEWLSRLLTLSQINGVLFSEFSVELSGGEKGVTLEARAFGEPADPSRHAYKTEIKAVTRHMLEVREDPPTVTVLFDI
- a CDS encoding ATPase domain-containing protein; this translates as MTARNKIKTYIRGFDEQLDGGIPECSVVLIVGEPGTMKSSVAFSILYNNAKNEKIKGLYISLEQSRSSLLDHMEGLGMDLAAVEDYVHLLDLGLIRKNLKMLGDQTWMHVFKMYAENLKNSTDYSLLVIDSLPVLELLAQFKEPRTELFQFFEWLRELGITTFLISEISADSKSYAKHDEDFLSDGIIHLKMEKVDDVNIQRRIRAVKLRSCNHSPNYFTLLFSDGVFQTTKVIGESSFK
- a CDS encoding glutamate--tRNA ligase; the protein is MNDEENRRLARRIAFLNATRYSGRASEKAVLSKLLSERPELRPRARELAPLVREVVAEVNSLSTEAQREALAREFPEEGREAAVGKGGERAGRRPERGLPPLENVRGNVVMRFAPGPSGPLHIGHTRAAILNDEYARMYGGELILRIEDTDPDRVMPEAYDMIPEDLEWLGVRITKKVIQSDRFEIYYEHARRLLEMGAAYVCLCEPDEWRRLKEASRPCPHRDAPSETNLHLWELMLDRHFRAEKASLVVKTDISHPDPAIRDFVGMRVVDTPHPRTGDRYCVYPLMNFSVAIDDRTLGLTHVLRGKDHQKNTLRQAYIFRYFGWEMPEYIHYGRISIEDTVLSKSEIERGVRAGIYTGWDDVRLGTVRALAKRGIRPEAIRRYWLEVGTKDVDIQFSWQNLQAINRQLVDESADRFFFVWDPVPLWITGAPPLEGHAPVHPGHPERGLRRVALSEAPSASSVESFLSARPELPEALSGQVVLVCREDVEALQPGTRLRLKDLCNIELRDRFEARYIGDDLGILKEGARIIHWAALSAVPCEVQMEDGSWRRGVAEAGAREAVGKLVQFERFGYVRLDRFDNELGRLVGYFAHR
- a CDS encoding CARDB domain-containing protein, which translates into the protein MVVLCNLSRMTTAAALVALALLPPALTARPHQPDVSISPQDIVFSNDYPQTGEVVYINVTAHNLGDIDSGVVTVKFYIDTIPYPPDKMIANIEPNGTATASTTWLAAVPKTYTVRVVLECSLDANSANNEASRTLTVSMPGGSLTVSARLEPERCRPSQLFYVNGTVKIVNAPVTGASVTVTVKPQGPTGTTTTNAEGAFSVNLTAPEAGGSYAVETTASSGTQRGTDTDTLTVIMPDLTIASLVFSPENATEGKAVELVALVRNSGTDAADNVSVAFFRGTVKIGTKSVGELGPGNQSEVRISWTAIRGSHEIRAEADPDKRIAELDEANNSLSRTLEVREKGEGEGRGFLPFAAALSAVLIIVALVALMLWKRRRRAC
- a CDS encoding corrinoid protein, with protein sequence MDLQELAGAVIEGDAERVTELVRALLARGLAPSRIVNEGLIAGMNTVGERFKEGEFFIPEVMMSARAMHAGLGIVRPLLTKSEEAGKGTVVICTVKGDVHDIGKNLVAMMLEGAGFRVIDLGTDVPPERIVEVVKKEGADILAMSTLLTTTLPRIPEAIRALEAAGLRNRVKVMVGGAPVTQAFAEKAGADGYAPDAALAVDKARELVGK